Proteins encoded by one window of Leptospira barantonii:
- a CDS encoding DNA polymerase domain-containing protein — protein MKENSFEGFLIDLYDLEGNITLWIKGESELRSFHDVFYPTFYIHGNERYQNNFIARLIGLRALLRPPKQLNKLGFYSNKPVSVLEISLSVPSVLRRIYHRLHAFYEKLDIYHSDIELTTAYMYAKKLYPFARVQVTYEGQRLTSIKPLSDLQDADYEIPKLRTMDLYFKLNHRIGYSQANPLVISTDDGFHEELFFPNAVDLLRRINEILKEFDPDIIVSAFGDQAIMPFLFSLGQQHHFKLLLDRDPGRITRKIQTKGTSFESYGQVIYRAPNYPLFGRLHIDSCNSFVFKESYLLGIFELARLSRIPIQRMARASTGTALTNIEMAVALKKNYLVPWQKSSLERSKTVYELIRVDKGGLVTLPDLSSGSLLENVAQLDFAQMYPSIMSSYNISPETVNCSCCEDDETKTYIPGTTYHCCTRRRGVVSEALEDILKRRKYYKDQIELKSERSAIYDARQNALKWMLVTSFGYLGYRNAKFGRLESHESVTAIGREVLLIAKEVTEDLGYTFLHAITDSLFISKLDSAPFTREELLLLCAAITEKTKIQLKIEGIYEWLMFPASKNDHQIGVVNRYLGKFLQGELKVRGIFVRRKDMPTFIKRFQTELLETMQSCSTKNELYEKRPFLDSLYFQYVKALLDGKIEIGDLLMKRTISKSSEEYVAKNSSSQSLNSLNAQGIKIEPGEKIKYLVVQGWKQKREYLPEEIAVKVTVRPKIHIEFYRDLLIQALEEVTEHLQPREYFKALRQKQLLLPFKLVS, from the coding sequence ATGAAGGAAAACAGCTTTGAAGGATTCTTAATCGATCTCTATGATTTAGAAGGAAACATCACACTTTGGATCAAAGGTGAAAGTGAACTCCGATCCTTTCATGACGTTTTCTACCCCACCTTCTATATTCATGGAAACGAGAGATATCAGAATAATTTCATCGCTCGCTTAATCGGACTACGCGCGCTTCTGCGACCTCCGAAACAACTGAATAAATTAGGATTCTATTCAAATAAGCCAGTGTCGGTCCTTGAAATATCACTCTCGGTTCCTTCAGTATTACGAAGAATCTATCACCGATTACATGCGTTTTATGAAAAGCTTGATATCTATCATTCGGATATTGAGCTTACAACCGCTTACATGTATGCAAAGAAGCTTTATCCGTTCGCAAGAGTCCAAGTCACGTATGAAGGTCAGAGACTAACTTCGATTAAGCCGCTCAGTGATTTACAAGATGCCGACTATGAAATTCCTAAACTGCGAACAATGGATCTCTATTTTAAACTCAACCATCGTATCGGTTATTCACAAGCAAATCCACTCGTCATTTCCACCGATGACGGATTCCATGAGGAACTCTTTTTTCCTAACGCAGTAGATCTTCTTCGCAGAATTAACGAGATCCTCAAAGAATTCGATCCAGACATTATTGTAAGCGCATTTGGCGATCAGGCCATCATGCCGTTCTTATTCTCTTTAGGTCAGCAACATCATTTTAAACTCCTGCTGGACCGAGATCCTGGAAGAATAACACGCAAAATTCAGACGAAAGGAACCTCCTTTGAGTCCTATGGACAAGTTATCTACCGTGCTCCTAACTATCCTTTATTTGGAAGACTCCACATCGATAGTTGTAATTCCTTCGTGTTCAAAGAATCCTATCTTCTCGGTATATTCGAACTCGCACGATTAAGCAGAATTCCTATTCAACGGATGGCACGCGCCTCCACCGGCACCGCATTGACGAATATCGAAATGGCGGTCGCACTGAAAAAGAATTATCTTGTCCCTTGGCAAAAATCGTCTCTGGAAAGATCGAAAACAGTCTATGAACTCATCCGAGTCGATAAAGGAGGACTCGTTACACTCCCCGATTTAAGCAGCGGATCTCTTTTAGAAAACGTTGCACAGTTAGATTTCGCTCAAATGTATCCTTCGATCATGAGTTCCTACAATATTAGTCCTGAAACTGTGAACTGTAGCTGTTGCGAAGACGATGAAACTAAAACCTACATTCCAGGAACGACGTATCATTGTTGTACTCGTCGTCGAGGAGTCGTTTCTGAGGCTTTAGAGGATATTCTCAAACGTCGTAAGTATTACAAAGACCAGATCGAGCTTAAATCCGAACGATCAGCGATTTACGACGCAAGACAAAACGCCTTAAAATGGATGCTCGTAACTTCTTTCGGTTATCTCGGATACCGCAATGCTAAATTCGGAAGATTAGAGAGCCACGAATCCGTTACAGCAATCGGACGAGAGGTATTGCTGATTGCTAAGGAAGTCACAGAAGATCTCGGATATACTTTTCTCCATGCCATTACTGATTCTCTGTTTATTTCAAAACTGGATTCAGCTCCTTTCACACGCGAGGAACTTCTTTTACTTTGCGCGGCGATTACCGAAAAAACGAAAATACAGCTAAAAATTGAAGGTATCTATGAATGGCTAATGTTCCCAGCTTCAAAAAACGATCACCAAATTGGAGTTGTAAATCGATACCTCGGAAAATTCTTGCAAGGTGAACTGAAAGTAAGAGGCATATTCGTTCGGCGAAAGGATATGCCTACATTCATCAAACGATTTCAAACCGAACTGTTAGAAACGATGCAATCGTGTTCAACGAAGAACGAGCTTTATGAAAAACGACCATTCTTAGACTCCTTGTATTTTCAATATGTGAAGGCACTCCTCGATGGTAAAATCGAAATAGGAGATCTCTTAATGAAAAGGACGATTTCGAAAAGCTCCGAAGAATACGTTGCGAAGAATTCTTCATCTCAGTCGTTAAACTCGTTAAATGCTCAAGGAATCAAGATAGAACCCGGGGAAAAAATCAAGTATCTGGTAGTTCAAGGCTGGAAACAAAAACGAGAATACCTTCCTGAAGAAATTGCTGTAAAAGTCACAGTTCGACCAAAAATTCACATCGAATTTTACAGAGATTTGTTAATTCAAGCCTTAGAAGAAGTCACTGAACACCTACAACCGCGCGAATATTTTAAAGCTCTCAGACAAAAACAATTGCTTTTACCTTTTAAACTTGTTAGTTAA
- a CDS encoding plasmid replication protein, CyRepA1 family produces the protein MNIIKNQFGIEYPNEQKEIIKHALNYFPPFMSEHEESRELYSFIINTIYFHFDEDVVKELLWPYLQDQFPDTFESLAIPEYWVDINSLYLEAEKHGWSLQEYFNHRNYENGRLNGPKELPVPDSANVVMDNRYLDLNIGELYFSKDAIIHSAHGTGKTEFIINLLHSNQFIYITHREQLAKEVVFRLRNARVNVLFYNDLSDFELRNVDENIVICINSIFKLDLNRYKNRMIVIDEFDQFVNHIHGETCEKRQTLIFASFQYLISNSKERKFLSADFPPIALSFIRNVLKIRKLVYIFNKHLPNQDRDLFLYDKENLIISHLVNALEKGEKVSVASFSKEKVKNLVAWLSNRFGENKRIIYFDRESISEEEQSSLLQNKFLFEEYDAVLYSPVLSSGVDFNLPFSKFNYLLVNSKIEMDHIEAIQMAHRFRQFDELHLFCADKLFKNDIDDFFTEGNVYSEYFRVGLRDYMRNHKIYNELYSSKNITKKPVGTLSFIINSFLLNGYKKRILSNFYFNLVVGLVSRGYRVKFIDKLNYENIPLVKFYVPNKKTTVNKVYESFTATLSFERILSGTQISDVEFRAIKRKEPSSIEEMESLAIYEIKSVLAFDENNAESHDDLNFYCRSKMTVEAFKECLLNFGLLMSDLNNLKNIDLILNSQMESDQISSSIKRARLYKEIWKLIPSENFAAENLEGIVEFISANEVEISEIIFKITDIYKKEPVRFVSRFCRIIGIKLNSKQVTVKKNNVYWIVTENFFYYERILIRKGWVL, from the coding sequence ATGAATATTATAAAAAATCAATTTGGTATTGAGTATCCTAACGAGCAAAAAGAGATAATCAAACACGCTTTAAACTATTTTCCTCCTTTCATGTCGGAGCATGAAGAGAGCAGGGAGCTTTATTCATTTATTATTAACACAATTTACTTTCACTTCGATGAAGACGTGGTTAAGGAATTACTTTGGCCTTATCTACAAGACCAATTCCCGGATACTTTTGAGAGTTTAGCAATTCCTGAATACTGGGTTGATATAAATTCATTATATCTTGAGGCTGAAAAGCACGGATGGAGTCTTCAGGAGTATTTCAATCATAGAAACTATGAAAATGGCAGATTGAATGGACCTAAAGAGCTTCCGGTTCCAGATTCCGCAAATGTGGTCATGGATAATAGATATTTGGATTTAAATATAGGCGAATTATACTTTTCTAAAGATGCAATTATCCATTCCGCTCATGGAACGGGGAAAACTGAGTTTATCATTAACTTATTACATTCGAATCAATTTATTTACATTACTCATAGAGAGCAACTTGCTAAAGAAGTTGTGTTTAGGCTAAGGAATGCGCGAGTTAACGTTCTGTTTTATAATGATCTTTCCGATTTTGAGTTAAGAAACGTTGATGAAAACATAGTCATTTGTATAAATTCAATTTTCAAGCTCGATCTGAATCGCTATAAGAATCGAATGATTGTAATTGATGAATTCGATCAATTTGTTAACCACATTCACGGTGAAACTTGCGAAAAGAGGCAAACGCTTATATTTGCAAGTTTTCAGTATTTAATTTCGAATTCGAAAGAGCGAAAATTTCTCTCTGCTGATTTTCCCCCAATTGCTTTGAGTTTTATTCGGAACGTTCTGAAAATACGAAAGTTGGTTTATATCTTTAATAAACACCTTCCAAATCAAGACAGAGATTTGTTCCTTTACGATAAAGAAAATTTAATCATTTCACATCTTGTTAATGCGCTGGAAAAGGGCGAAAAAGTATCTGTAGCCAGTTTTTCGAAAGAAAAAGTCAAAAATCTCGTGGCGTGGTTAAGCAATAGGTTCGGCGAAAACAAACGAATAATTTATTTTGATAGAGAATCGATAAGCGAAGAAGAACAATCTTCATTACTTCAAAACAAATTTCTTTTTGAAGAATATGATGCAGTATTGTATTCTCCTGTTCTGTCGAGTGGAGTTGATTTTAACTTACCGTTCTCGAAATTCAACTACCTCTTAGTGAATTCGAAAATAGAGATGGATCACATCGAAGCGATTCAGATGGCTCATAGATTCCGCCAATTTGATGAACTTCATTTGTTTTGTGCCGATAAGTTATTTAAAAATGATATAGATGATTTTTTCACTGAAGGTAATGTTTATTCAGAATACTTTAGAGTTGGATTGCGCGATTATATGCGGAATCATAAAATCTATAATGAGTTGTATAGCAGTAAAAACATTACAAAGAAACCGGTCGGGACTTTATCATTCATAATTAACTCTTTTCTTTTGAACGGTTATAAAAAAAGAATCCTATCGAATTTTTACTTCAATTTGGTTGTTGGATTGGTAAGTCGTGGATACCGTGTAAAATTTATAGATAAATTGAATTATGAAAATATTCCTTTAGTTAAATTCTATGTTCCAAATAAGAAAACAACGGTTAACAAGGTCTATGAATCATTCACTGCTACGTTATCATTCGAGCGTATCTTAAGTGGGACACAGATTTCTGATGTAGAGTTTCGAGCAATTAAACGGAAGGAACCTTCAAGTATAGAAGAAATGGAGTCCCTTGCCATATACGAGATTAAGAGTGTATTAGCTTTTGATGAAAATAATGCAGAGAGTCATGATGATCTGAATTTCTATTGCAGATCGAAAATGACTGTCGAAGCTTTCAAGGAATGCCTTTTGAATTTTGGTTTGTTGATGAGCGATTTAAACAATTTGAAAAACATTGATTTGATACTGAATTCTCAAATGGAATCCGATCAAATTTCCTCCAGCATAAAAAGGGCAAGGCTTTACAAGGAAATATGGAAATTGATACCATCGGAAAATTTTGCCGCTGAAAATCTCGAGGGTATAGTTGAGTTTATCTCTGCGAATGAAGTCGAAATATCGGAGATTATTTTTAAAATTACTGATATCTACAAAAAAGAGCCGGTTCGGTTTGTAAGTAGATTCTGTAGGATAATCGGGATTAAACTCAATAGCAAGCAAGTGACTGTGAAGAAGAATAATGTTTATTGGATTGTAACTGAAAATTTCTTTTACTACGAAAGAATCTTAATACGAAAGGGTTGGGTTCTTTAG
- a CDS encoding helix-turn-helix transcriptional regulator produces MDFTTFRRKVGLRLKELRLERELSQEDLDTGDDGIPYRTIQNIESGRSSINLRTIYKISKKLKIDPRELFNLEKVSIQPARKRPRKKSLFKSKKNT; encoded by the coding sequence GTGGATTTTACAACCTTCAGACGCAAAGTTGGTCTTAGATTAAAGGAATTAAGACTTGAAAGAGAACTTTCACAGGAGGATTTAGATACTGGTGATGACGGTATTCCCTATCGGACTATTCAGAATATTGAAAGCGGACGCTCCAGCATCAATTTACGAACTATTTACAAGATTTCGAAAAAATTAAAAATTGATCCCAGAGAGTTATTCAACTTAGAGAAAGTTTCGATTCAACCAGCCAGAAAAAGGCCGCGTAAGAAATCTTTATTTAAAAGTAAGAAAAACACTTAA
- a CDS encoding tyrosine-type recombinase/integrase, whose translation MPSNTAKIIQFETFTRKGDKNSKKPAMEPIGFAKGLTNETMQNLLNRFSNPTTEENYRNRALFLFMSITGLRAKEIVSSKFSDLLEGPSSETLLKYRKKGGNSSFAVLPKYLIEKIRDYHSKFQIESDSFFHSLPKRNQTQRSPLSKRGLQFIVSSWNVKTCQGRNVHCHAFRHTVGIRLLQEAGSIAAQKVLGHSSPITTSKFYTLPYFDGSEFLKTWD comes from the coding sequence ATGCCAAGTAACACCGCCAAAATAATCCAGTTTGAAACTTTTACAAGAAAAGGAGATAAGAACTCTAAGAAACCAGCAATGGAGCCTATTGGATTCGCTAAAGGGCTAACCAATGAAACTATGCAGAATCTTCTCAATAGGTTCTCGAATCCAACAACAGAAGAAAATTATCGTAACCGCGCGCTCTTCCTCTTCATGTCGATCACTGGTCTTCGAGCTAAAGAAATCGTCAGTAGTAAATTCTCAGACCTACTTGAGGGTCCATCGAGCGAGACATTGCTTAAGTATAGGAAGAAAGGAGGGAATAGTAGCTTCGCTGTTTTACCGAAGTATTTAATCGAGAAAATCAGAGACTACCATTCAAAATTCCAGATCGAATCTGATTCCTTTTTTCATTCTTTACCTAAACGAAATCAAACTCAAAGATCTCCTCTTTCAAAGCGCGGATTGCAGTTCATTGTCTCTTCCTGGAATGTAAAAACATGCCAGGGTAGAAATGTTCACTGTCACGCTTTCAGACACACTGTTGGAATTCGGTTATTACAAGAAGCTGGTTCGATTGCGGCTCAGAAGGTTCTTGGACATTCTTCACCTATCACAACGAGTAAATTCTACACTCTACCTTACTTCGATGGCTCGGAATTCTTGAAAACGTGGGATTAA
- a CDS encoding SOS response-associated peptidase, protein MCGRYSLNASASQVIEYYNLRYETDQIRREFREEKEVFPTRVEPVIQNLNGNRSLIHTHWGLKNVEVNGKILKKPIINATIEKIKSYWKWANALESNRCIIPATEYWEWSETIPKPNNRFRMSLENEEIFSFAGLNVPFKDDDGMQKIGFVIVTMPANKHVAQIHHRQPGLILKKDFESWLDDSSKDPEKIIYHAEGNEIQFVHEVQNMNKDILRINKKEKRDDNLKLF, encoded by the coding sequence ATGTGTGGTAGATATTCGCTAAACGCCTCAGCGTCTCAGGTCATAGAATACTATAATCTAAGATATGAAACTGATCAAATCCGACGAGAATTCCGGGAAGAGAAAGAAGTTTTCCCGACACGGGTGGAGCCTGTTATTCAAAATTTAAACGGAAATCGCTCTTTGATTCATACACACTGGGGATTGAAAAACGTTGAAGTAAATGGAAAAATTCTAAAGAAACCAATAATTAATGCGACAATCGAAAAGATAAAATCCTATTGGAAATGGGCAAATGCGTTAGAGTCGAATCGGTGCATAATTCCAGCTACCGAATATTGGGAATGGAGTGAAACAATTCCAAAACCAAATAACCGATTTCGAATGAGTTTAGAAAACGAGGAGATCTTTTCGTTCGCCGGTTTAAACGTCCCATTTAAAGACGATGATGGAATGCAAAAAATTGGATTCGTAATAGTTACGATGCCAGCAAACAAGCATGTCGCACAAATTCACCACCGACAACCAGGATTGATACTGAAAAAAGATTTTGAGTCTTGGCTTGATGATTCTTCAAAAGATCCAGAGAAAATTATTTATCATGCCGAGGGAAATGAAATACAATTTGTTCATGAAGTTCAAAATATGAATAAAGATATTTTAAGAATAAATAAAAAGGAAAAAAGAGACGACAATTTAAAACTATTTTAA
- a CDS encoding reverse transcriptase family protein: MLNGGPFKYIKESLIKSNSILYKIKISIYVRKLSSKNLPILFNLKHLCNIINVSYVKSKDIVSRKYYAYKHFTIKKRSGGVRHIHIPKDELRLIQKWVHNNILLKNSYDDSAFAYISGRNIKMHAERHCMARWVLKIDLENFFENTTERKVFHIFKKMGYSNIMSFDLARLTTIPVNIKAKEKLKKWKNKSSINKSDRILGSLPQGAPSSPLLSNLCFADLDREIFSIANSAEFVYTRYSDDLIFSTFEGDRMKVLNLLKDVRKLLSIGGYRINNKKVKILSPGARKIITGLNINQGFPKVNKSYIMEVKKHLYYCLKFGPLSHCEKINFRNIVSFKAFLKGRINYIKLIDPVVGLKLSQKFELIHWPII; this comes from the coding sequence ATGTTGAATGGGGGCCCCTTCAAATATATTAAAGAATCTCTTATTAAATCGAATTCTATTTTATATAAAATTAAAATTTCAATTTATGTAAGAAAGTTATCTTCCAAAAATTTACCAATTCTCTTTAACTTGAAACACCTATGTAATATTATAAATGTTTCATATGTAAAATCCAAAGATATCGTAAGCCGAAAATACTATGCGTATAAACATTTTACAATTAAAAAGCGTTCTGGAGGAGTGCGGCATATTCATATCCCTAAAGATGAGTTGCGGCTTATTCAAAAATGGGTTCATAATAATATTTTGCTTAAAAATAGTTATGACGATAGTGCATTTGCTTATATAAGCGGACGAAATATTAAAATGCATGCAGAGCGACATTGTATGGCAAGGTGGGTTTTAAAAATAGATTTAGAAAATTTTTTCGAAAATACCACTGAGCGCAAAGTGTTTCATATCTTTAAAAAAATGGGATATTCAAATATAATGTCTTTTGATTTAGCAAGATTAACGACGATTCCAGTAAACATTAAAGCAAAAGAAAAATTGAAAAAGTGGAAAAATAAATCGTCTATAAATAAGTCAGATCGTATTTTAGGTTCGCTACCTCAGGGTGCTCCATCATCCCCATTACTTTCAAATTTATGTTTTGCTGATTTAGATAGAGAAATATTTAGTATAGCAAATTCCGCTGAATTCGTTTATACAAGATATTCTGATGATCTTATATTTTCGACTTTTGAAGGAGATAGAATGAAAGTTTTAAACTTATTAAAAGATGTACGTAAATTACTTTCAATAGGTGGATATAGAATTAATAATAAAAAAGTCAAGATATTGAGTCCTGGAGCGCGAAAAATAATAACCGGATTGAATATCAATCAAGGCTTTCCTAAAGTTAATAAAAGTTATATTATGGAAGTTAAAAAACACCTTTATTATTGTTTAAAATTTGGACCGCTTTCGCACTGTGAAAAAATTAATTTTAGAAATATTGTCTCGTTTAAAGCTTTCTTAAAAGGCAGGATTAACTATATAAAATTGATAGATCCGGTAGTAGGATTAAAGCTTTCTCAAAAATTTGAACTAATTCATTGGCCAATAATTTAA
- a CDS encoding Kelch repeat-containing protein: MKIRIMLFTIVFNLIQCVANPIEENQKNNESKAIWFRMAERNGDTARIEWLCSEESKSRILLLGKTFGLIEVPFKSKFHTVTLTSVSTGDKFLVSCGGNSDYTKNSLIGTIEEPAQKIVYHIGGFGDQLSPIAQVDAFIPSQNTWIANITSVPTPRHSSVVLSHLGKIIVFGGRSVTTTTSIVESYDPRSNQWTRLTDMPVPLQGHTGVSLNGYVFLFGGSTTPDMTTGTLPPFSIYRFDPSIGLGSWTTITIATPLLDRINASSCVLGGSILLSGGRNPANGTMSVTQDSYSAGLNTTTLRDEADLLIGRFGQGVACSDDFKLNPKRSLAIFIGGSSQTDLLQPPNAINPLSSVEIFDPVPNTIAAGPTLPVAIYAPGTYYDSSQDLVYVTGGAVNVNVPSSDIYVLKNPGGAGSSWSKLNSTMPVRRFGHGVAAY, encoded by the coding sequence ATGAAAATTCGAATCATGCTCTTTACAATTGTTTTTAATTTAATACAATGTGTCGCAAATCCTATCGAAGAAAACCAAAAGAATAATGAATCCAAAGCGATTTGGTTTCGAATGGCAGAGCGAAATGGAGACACTGCCCGAATCGAGTGGCTTTGCAGTGAAGAATCGAAATCGAGAATATTACTCCTTGGAAAAACCTTTGGCCTGATTGAAGTTCCATTCAAATCTAAATTTCATACTGTAACTCTGACTTCGGTAAGCACTGGGGATAAGTTTCTTGTAAGCTGTGGTGGGAATTCAGACTACACGAAAAATTCTCTAATTGGGACTATCGAAGAGCCAGCACAGAAAATCGTTTACCATATCGGAGGATTTGGAGATCAATTATCTCCGATTGCACAGGTAGATGCTTTTATTCCATCTCAAAATACTTGGATTGCGAATATTACTTCTGTACCAACCCCTCGACACTCTTCGGTAGTTTTAAGTCATCTTGGAAAAATTATCGTTTTTGGCGGTAGATCAGTAACCACGACAACAAGTATCGTAGAATCATACGATCCAAGGTCAAACCAATGGACGAGACTTACAGATATGCCCGTGCCGCTTCAAGGTCATACTGGCGTTTCATTGAACGGTTATGTTTTCCTATTCGGAGGATCTACGACGCCTGATATGACCACAGGGACTCTCCCTCCATTTTCGATTTATCGATTTGATCCTTCGATCGGATTGGGTTCTTGGACAACGATTACAATCGCTACACCGCTCTTGGATAGAATAAATGCGTCCTCTTGTGTTTTAGGTGGAAGCATTTTACTTTCAGGCGGAAGGAATCCAGCGAATGGAACTATGTCTGTAACTCAAGACAGTTATAGTGCAGGATTAAATACGACAACGTTAAGAGATGAAGCTGATTTATTGATCGGTCGATTTGGACAAGGAGTCGCTTGTTCAGACGATTTCAAACTCAATCCAAAGCGGTCTCTTGCTATTTTTATTGGAGGCTCTTCGCAAACTGATTTATTGCAACCTCCTAACGCAATCAATCCTTTGTCCTCCGTTGAAATATTCGATCCAGTACCGAATACAATAGCGGCAGGACCAACACTTCCGGTAGCCATATATGCTCCCGGGACCTATTATGATTCGAGTCAGGACTTGGTGTATGTGACTGGTGGTGCGGTTAACGTAAATGTTCCTTCTTCAGACATTTATGTTTTAAAAAATCCGGGTGGCGCAGGTTCGTCTTGGAGCAAATTGAATTCAACGATGCCTGTTAGAAGATTCGGTCATGGGGTTGCTGCATACTGA
- a CDS encoding DUF4209 domain-containing protein: MHIIKILSVNLENLSFELEICSEELNISNRKKAEALEKLALEHETSLKVGNFEFIHFVAVIFNFRMNLENIENPFVNSDPIREMENLSILFKIEEFIFDLELLSRIQDFKWIFKKDYQAAKRAIDTYCKIFFEVETTWDSIDLLKRALTIASKLKDLEKVNEICDKLFTVIEIDKTAEESFKQWNLLSLYCEFQREIPNKFFQLVKEKAFLSAKEKAHDREQRYYELLARGAKKSNLEKLVRTSALLKARSLKRSAVQVIKARKSNLIAAKFIRDAIDSLNQFKVNESIRDSYYNRLMRYQEVGISNEFVTFTHSVDATDSVAAIRQKVGHSDRLIAIQAFTELYDPPSKIIALKEIKRRKDRTVFSNLFGRVSFDGRSKITASGESFYGRRNDTNNEFEADLIEFYSFNQRYYGANVIPLAIFEMNTLNYYDSEFLSSIVEKSPIIFEDQKELAISALYYGMNSELHKFAYIGVPLFENILRNLLRLAGVSVVHQESGTNIQKEYNLDSILNHQKMKNYFFESEILDFKALLVDPNGAQLRHNVAHGLHGDNLRRNPIVYYFYFLFIKVLLRFETKKNEFSEDYVI, translated from the coding sequence TTGCACATAATTAAAATTTTATCCGTAAATCTTGAGAATTTATCATTCGAATTAGAAATATGTAGTGAAGAATTAAATATTTCGAATCGAAAGAAAGCGGAGGCATTAGAAAAATTAGCGTTGGAGCATGAAACCAGTCTGAAAGTAGGTAATTTTGAATTCATTCATTTTGTGGCAGTGATTTTCAATTTTCGGATGAATTTAGAAAATATAGAAAATCCCTTTGTGAACTCTGACCCGATTCGCGAAATGGAAAACCTTTCAATACTATTCAAAATAGAAGAATTTATATTTGATTTAGAACTATTATCAAGAATTCAAGATTTTAAATGGATTTTTAAAAAGGATTACCAAGCCGCTAAAAGAGCGATCGACACTTATTGTAAAATATTCTTTGAAGTAGAAACGACCTGGGACTCCATTGACTTACTAAAAAGAGCATTAACGATTGCTTCGAAGCTAAAGGATTTAGAAAAGGTAAACGAAATTTGCGATAAACTTTTCACAGTTATTGAAATTGATAAGACCGCTGAAGAATCCTTTAAGCAATGGAATTTGTTATCGTTATACTGCGAATTTCAAAGAGAAATTCCTAATAAGTTTTTTCAATTGGTTAAAGAAAAAGCTTTTTTAAGTGCTAAGGAAAAGGCGCATGATCGCGAACAACGCTATTATGAGTTACTCGCGCGTGGGGCGAAAAAAAGTAATTTAGAAAAATTGGTCCGCACGTCCGCGCTCTTAAAAGCGAGATCATTAAAGCGGTCCGCAGTTCAAGTGATTAAAGCCAGAAAATCAAATTTAATCGCCGCAAAATTTATTAGAGACGCGATTGATTCATTAAATCAATTTAAAGTTAATGAAAGTATTAGAGATTCTTACTATAATCGGTTAATGCGATATCAAGAAGTAGGCATATCCAATGAATTTGTAACTTTCACGCACAGTGTTGATGCAACGGATTCAGTAGCCGCAATTAGACAAAAAGTTGGTCATTCTGATCGCTTGATAGCTATTCAAGCATTTACTGAACTATATGATCCTCCTTCGAAAATTATCGCTTTAAAAGAGATAAAACGTCGCAAAGATAGGACAGTATTTTCGAATTTATTTGGAAGAGTATCTTTTGATGGCCGTTCGAAAATTACAGCTTCAGGGGAATCTTTTTATGGAAGAAGAAACGATACTAATAATGAATTTGAAGCTGATCTCATAGAATTTTACTCTTTTAATCAAAGGTATTACGGTGCAAATGTAATTCCTCTTGCAATTTTTGAAATGAATACTTTGAATTATTACGATAGCGAATTTTTAAGTTCTATTGTGGAGAAATCTCCGATTATTTTTGAAGATCAGAAAGAACTGGCTATTTCTGCATTGTATTATGGAATGAATTCGGAACTCCATAAATTTGCTTACATAGGAGTTCCTTTATTTGAAAATATTTTAAGAAATCTTTTAAGACTGGCTGGTGTTTCGGTCGTTCATCAGGAATCTGGCACTAATATTCAAAAGGAATACAATTTAGACTCAATATTAAATCACCAAAAAATGAAAAATTATTTTTTCGAATCGGAGATTCTTGACTTTAAAGCTCTGCTTGTAGATCCGAATGGGGCTCAATTAAGGCACAACGTTGCACATGGTTTACATGGTGATAATCTACGAAGAAACCCGATTGTATATTATTTTTATTTTTTGTTTATTAAAGTTCTGTTAAGATTTGAAACTAAAAAAAATGAATTCAGCGAAGATTATGTTATTTGA